A single region of the Variovorax paradoxus genome encodes:
- a CDS encoding cupin domain-containing protein — protein MTAMRARELIESLKLQPHPEGGWYSEVFRSAASVVPTDGRAPRSALTSIYFLLEAGQHSRWHRVLSDEVWVHLEGVPLALWTCDAAMRTAPAHVRLGPVDAHGTRPQHVVPAGQWQAARPIQGHASGDYTLVACMVGPGFDFADFSLVPPESDEATAMRHHWPELAGML, from the coding sequence ATGACCGCCATGCGCGCCCGCGAGCTGATCGAGAGCCTGAAGCTGCAGCCCCACCCCGAGGGCGGCTGGTACAGCGAGGTGTTCCGTTCGGCCGCGAGCGTGGTTCCCACGGACGGCCGCGCACCGCGCAGCGCACTCACCAGCATCTACTTTCTGCTGGAGGCCGGCCAGCATTCACGCTGGCACCGGGTGCTTTCGGATGAGGTCTGGGTTCACCTGGAGGGCGTGCCGCTGGCCCTGTGGACGTGCGATGCCGCCATGCGAACCGCACCGGCGCACGTGCGGCTGGGACCGGTCGATGCACACGGAACGCGCCCCCAGCACGTGGTGCCGGCCGGCCAGTGGCAGGCTGCCCGGCCGATCCAGGGCCACGCGAGTGGCGACTACACGCTGGTCGCCTGCATGGTCGGCCCGGGCTTCGACTTCGCAGACTTTTCCCTGGTGCCGCCCGAAAGCGACGAAGCCACCGCCATGCGGCACCACTGGCCCGAACTGGCCGGGATGCTCTGA
- the mpl gene encoding UDP-N-acetylmuramate:L-alanyl-gamma-D-glutamyl-meso-diaminopimelate ligase, translating to MHIHILGICGTFMGGLAALAREAGHRVTGCDAGVYPPMSDQLRSLGIDLIEGFGADQLALSPDMFVVGNVVSRARLPDGNPKFPLMEAILDAGKPYTSGPQWLAEHVLLGRHVLAVAGTHGKTTTTSMLAWVLEQGGKAPGFLVGGVPLDFGVSARLGDGPAFVIEADEYDTAFFDKRSKFVHYRPRTAILNNLEFDHADIFDDLAAIERQFHHLVRTVPGSGRLVVNATEESLERVLGQGCWSGLARFGAGGEWQARGTHDAFDVLYRGEAVGRVEWELSGLHNQMNALAAIAAAEHVGVAPADAAKALGSFRNVRRRMELRGTVERSGGAITVYDDFAHHPTAIRTTLDGLRKKLDDAGKQGERILAAFEPRSNTMKLGVMAAQLPWSLEAADLSFCHTAGLDWDAAAALAPMGDRAQVAGAVEPLVAQIVAAARPGDHIVCMSNGGFGGVHDKLLAALRSAAAP from the coding sequence ATGCACATTCATATTCTTGGCATCTGCGGCACGTTCATGGGCGGATTGGCCGCCTTGGCGCGCGAAGCGGGCCACCGGGTCACGGGCTGCGATGCCGGCGTGTACCCGCCCATGAGCGACCAGCTCCGGTCGCTCGGCATCGACCTGATCGAAGGCTTCGGCGCCGACCAATTGGCACTTTCACCCGACATGTTCGTGGTCGGCAATGTGGTTTCGCGGGCCCGGCTGCCCGACGGCAACCCCAAGTTTCCGCTGATGGAAGCCATCCTCGATGCCGGCAAGCCCTACACCAGCGGCCCGCAGTGGCTGGCTGAGCACGTGCTGCTGGGCCGTCACGTGCTTGCCGTGGCCGGAACCCACGGAAAGACCACCACGACGTCGATGCTCGCATGGGTGCTGGAGCAAGGCGGCAAGGCGCCGGGTTTTCTGGTGGGCGGCGTTCCGCTGGACTTTGGCGTGTCTGCGCGGCTTGGCGACGGCCCGGCATTCGTCATCGAGGCGGACGAGTACGACACCGCCTTTTTCGACAAGCGCAGCAAGTTCGTGCACTACCGCCCGCGCACAGCGATTCTCAACAACCTGGAATTCGACCACGCGGACATCTTCGATGACCTCGCCGCCATCGAACGGCAGTTTCATCACCTCGTTCGCACGGTGCCCGGCAGCGGGCGCCTGGTGGTGAATGCCACCGAAGAGAGCTTGGAGCGCGTGCTGGGCCAAGGCTGCTGGAGCGGGCTCGCCCGCTTTGGCGCTGGCGGGGAATGGCAGGCGCGCGGCACGCACGACGCGTTCGACGTGCTGTACCGTGGCGAGGCCGTGGGCCGCGTTGAATGGGAGCTCTCGGGCCTGCACAACCAGATGAACGCACTGGCCGCCATTGCCGCAGCCGAGCATGTGGGCGTTGCACCGGCCGATGCGGCCAAGGCACTCGGCAGCTTCCGCAACGTACGGCGACGCATGGAGTTGCGCGGCACGGTCGAGCGCAGCGGAGGCGCAATCACCGTCTACGACGATTTCGCGCACCACCCGACCGCCATTCGCACCACGCTCGACGGGCTGCGCAAGAAGCTGGACGATGCCGGCAAGCAAGGCGAGCGCATCCTCGCGGCCTTCGAACCGCGCAGCAACACCATGAAGCTCGGCGTGATGGCGGCGCAGTTGCCGTGGAGCCTGGAAGCGGCCGACCTGTCTTTCTGCCATACCGCCGGGCTCGACTGGGACGCCGCCGCGGCCTTGGCCCCGATGGGCGACCGCGCGCAAGTGGCCGGCGCCGTCGAGCCGCTGGTCGCGCAGATCGTTGCCGCGGCCCGTCCCGGCGATCACATCGTCTGCATGAGCAACGGTGGCTTCGGCGGCGTGCACGACAAGCTGCTTGCGGCCCTCCGTAGCGCGGCGGCCCCATGA
- a CDS encoding TlpA family protein disulfide reductase, with amino-acid sequence MTSSPARRRFMYGGVAVAAAAAGLGGAWWRERGGSTKGEVLDAAFWQQRFDRPEGGELVFSKLRGKPLLLNFWATWCPPCVEEMPMIDRFFRENGGNGWQVVGLAIDQPSAVRKFLQKTPVGYPLGLAGLQGTELVKSLGNTAGGLPFTLVLTGAGTVAARKMGKLEPTDLDTWRRELVHG; translated from the coding sequence ATGACTTCTTCGCCCGCAAGGCGCCGCTTCATGTATGGCGGCGTGGCAGTCGCGGCCGCCGCGGCAGGCCTGGGCGGCGCGTGGTGGCGTGAGCGCGGCGGCAGCACCAAAGGCGAAGTGCTGGACGCGGCGTTCTGGCAGCAGCGCTTCGACCGTCCGGAGGGCGGTGAACTGGTTTTTTCCAAACTGCGCGGCAAACCGCTGCTGCTGAATTTCTGGGCCACGTGGTGTCCGCCGTGCGTGGAAGAAATGCCAATGATCGATCGCTTCTTTCGCGAAAATGGCGGCAACGGCTGGCAAGTTGTTGGGTTGGCCATCGATCAGCCGAGCGCCGTCCGCAAATTCCTCCAGAAGACGCCGGTCGGCTATCCTCTCGGACTAGCCGGTTTGCAGGGCACTGAACTGGTAAAAAGCCTTGGCAACACGGCTGGCGGGCTGCCGTTCACATTGGTTCTTACGGGCGCGGGGACCGTGGCGGCTCGTAAAATGGGCAAGCTCGAGCCCACCGATCTGGACACTTGGCGACGTGAACTCGTTCACGGTTAG